A genomic stretch from Malus domestica chromosome 15, GDT2T_hap1 includes:
- the GATA5 gene encoding transcription factor GATA-5, whose amino-acid sequence MAPPPYHNLSPPSPFTLELSGDHHGDHDLQYHHLFNLEPQASFSSSSSLSSALFLTPAQVQGRSDDHYREPHQFQFQLLEADHNIVPHGGSHDHDHQAIENEGGSGTVLKLSISKNGAVGNGNPGTDHETSTSSVKWMSSKMRMMRKMSNPDQTSSSSTSSDDKPISMKLSSHKFEEQKLQHPSSQLGADMISCSNNSSNNMNNVPIIRVCSDCNTTKTPLWRSGPRGPKSLCNACGIRQRKARRAMAAAAAAASGTTLTVAAPSMKSSKVQPKANKSRVSSTVPFKKRPYNKLSSSPSSRGKSKKLCFEDFTISMKNNSSSGNPTAATTTTALQRVFPQDEKEAAILLMALSCGLVHG is encoded by the exons ATGGCTCCTCCACCTTATCATAATCTATCACCTCCTTCCCCTTTTACTCTTGAGCTTAGTGGAGATCATCATGGAGATCATGATCTTCAATACCACCACCTCTTCAACCTTGAGCCTCAagcttccttttcttcttcttcttctctttctagtGCCCTTTTCTTAACTCCAGCTCAAGTCCAAGGACGATCCGATGATCATTATAGAGAACCACACCAGTTTCAATTCCAACTCCTAGAG GCTGATCATAACATTGTTCCGCATGGCGGATCACACGATCATGATCATCAAGCCATTGAAAATGAAGGTGGCAGTGGTACTGTTTTGAAATTAAGCATTTCCAAGAATGGAGCTGTCGGAAATGGGAATCCAGGTACTGATCATGAGACTAGTACTAGTTCAGTTAAGTGGATGTCTTCAAAGATGAGGATGATGCGGAAGATGTCGAACCCTGATCAAACATCAAGCAGTTCTACTAGTAGTGATGATAAACCAATTTCGATGAAGTTATCATCACACAAATTTGAAGAGCAGAAGCTGCAGCATCCATCATCGCAATTAGGAGCTGACATGATCAGCTGCAGCAATAATTCATCAAACAACATGAACAACGTCCCAATTATTAGGGTTTGCTCCGATTGCAACACTACTAAGACACCTCTCTGGAGGAGTGGACCCAGAGGCCCTAAG TCACTTTGTAACGCTTGTGGAATTCGGCAAAGGAAGGCAAGGCGTGCGATGGCGGCAGCCGCAGCCGCAGCAAGTGGCACAACCCTGACAGTTGCCGCACCATCTATGAAGAGTAGTAAGGTGCAACCCAAAGCCAATAAATCAAGAGTAAGTTCTACTGTTCCCTTCAAGAAAAGGCCGTACAATAAACTGTCCTCATCCCCATCATCTCGAGGCAAATCAAAGAAGCTTTGTTTTGAGGATTTCACAATCAGCATGAAGAATAACAGTTCATCAGGAAACCCCACTGCCGCCACCACCACTACCGCTCTTCAACGAGTTTTCCCCCAGGACGAGAAGGAAGCTGCAATCCTGCTAATGGCTTTATCTTGTGGACTTGTTCATGGTTGA